ACTGGACCATCGCACCGATTCCCGCCGCGCTCGAATGCCGCCGCGTAGAAATCACCGGCCCGGTCGAACGCAAGATGGTGATCAACGCGCTCAACTCGGGCGCCGACAGCTATATGACCGACTTCGAGGATTCCAATACGCCCAACTGGGATAACCAGATTACCGGCCAGATCAATATGAAGGATGCGGTACGCCGCACCATCTCGCTCGAGCAAAACGGCAAGTCGTACAAGCTCAACGACAAGGTCGCCACGCTGGTGGTACGCCCGCGCGGCTGGCACCTCGATGAAAAACACGTGCTGGTCGATGGCAAGCGCATTTCCGGCGGCATCTTCGACTTTGCCCTGTTCATGGTGCACAACGCCAAGGAGCAACTGGCGCGTGGCGCCGGCCCATATTTCTATCTGCCGAAAATGGAATCCCACCTCGAAGCGCGCCTGTGGAACGATATTTTCGTCATGACGCAAAACGAGTTGGGGCTGCCGCAGGGCACCATCAAGGCCACCGTCCTGATCGAAACCATCCTGGCCGCGTTCGAGATGGACGAAATCCTGTACGAACTGCGGGAACACAGTTCGGGCCTGAACGCCGGCCGCTGGGATTACATCTTCTCGTGCATCAAGAAATTCAAGCTGGACAAGGACTTCTGCCTGGCCGACCGCGCCAAGGTGACGATGACCGCACCATTCATGCGTGCTTACGCGCTGCTGCTGCTCAAGACCTGCCACAAGCGCAAGGCACCGGCCATCGGCGGCATGGCGGCGCTGATTCCGATCAAGAACGATCCGGAGAAAAACGATGTCGCCATGGGCGGCGTGCGCAACGACAAGGCGCGCGACGCCACCGATGGCTACGATGGCGGCTGGGTCGCCCATCCGGGCCTGGTCGAACTGGCGATGGGGGAATTTACCAAGGTGCTCGGTGACAAACCCAACCAGATCGACAAGCAACGCTCCGACATCGAGGTCACGCGCGAGCAACTGCTCGACTTCAAGCCCGAGGCCCCGATTACCGAGGCTGGCCTGCGCTACAACATCAATGTCGGCATCCACTACCTCGGCAGCTGGCTGGCAGGCAATGGCTGCGTACCGATCCACAACCTGATGGAAGATGCTGCGACAGCCGAGATCAGCCGTTCGCAAGTATGGCAATGGATCCGTTCCGACAAGGGCGTGCTGGAAGACGGCCGCAAGGTCACGGCCGACATGGTGCGGGCGATGATTCCGGAAGAGCTGGCCAAGGTGCAGCGCGATGCGCCCGGTGGCGACGGCCCGACTTATCCGCGCGCCGCGCAAATCTTCGAAGATATGTCCACCTCGACCGAGTTTGCCGAATTCCTGACCTTGCCGCTGTACGAAGAAATCTAACGGGATGCTCAGCTGTTAGCCTTCAATCCGCCATCCTCGCGCACGCGGGGATCCATGCGCCGCACGCAATCGTGCGGCGCATGGATCCTGCTGACAGGCGGCTTTGCCCGCCCTCGCTGCAGTCACCTCAAAAATCGTTCTTCCACAAGCGCAAAGCCGTAAACGTCGCCAGCGGGGTGTCGATCTTGTCGAGCTTGCCAGCCTTCACCAATTCCTGGGCGATTGCCGGTTCGCGGTAGCGCAGGAAAGGGTTGGTGGCCTTTTCGATCGCGATCGTGCTGGGCACGGTGGGCAGGTTGTGCTCGCGCTTGTCGGTCTCTACTTTTACCCTTTCCTGCAGTGCCACGTTATCGGGCTCGACCACGCGCGCGAAGCGCAGGTTGGATAGGGTATATTCATGGGCGCAGTACACCTTGGTATCATCGGGCAGCGCGGCCAGCTTGCCGAGTGAGCTGATCATCTGCGCGGGCGTGCCTTCGAACAGCCTTCCGCAGCCGCCGGCAAACAGGGTGTCACCGCAGAATAGCCAGGTGGGCTCGGCATCGAGCGGTGCGCGCACGTAGGCGATATGGCCCATGGTGTGACCCGGCACATCGAGTACGCTCACGCGCAACGCCAGGCCCGGCACGTCGATGTGCTTGCCTTCACCGACGGGCAGGGTGACGGTGGCGATGCTCTCGTTGCGCGGGCCGTAAACGGGAACCTGGTAATGCTGTAATAATTCGGGAACGCCGCCGATGTGGTCAGCGTGATGGTGGGTCAGTAGAATGGCGGTGAGCCTGAGGCCGTGTTCTTTGAGCGCGGCCAGGACCGGTTTGGCTTCACCGGGATCGACGACGGCAGCGTGCACGCCGTCATGGATCAGCCACAGGTAGTTGTCTTTAAACGCTGGAATCGTAAGAACACTGAGAGCTTGTTGAGAAGATATGGTCATTGGATCGCTAAAGGCTGGACATGGATAAAGCAGGTTCGGAGCAATCCATTATAGCGCTGGAAGGCTGGCTGCAAACGCCCGCCGGTGTGTACATGCGTGCGTGGGAACAAACATGTTTAGATAATTTAACGGTAGATATTTTCGGCTACAACGCGGTGCAGATCGGCCTGCCGCAAATCGACGCGCTGGCCGCCAACCGCATGCCCAACAAGTGGTTGGTAGACCGCAAGGTACGGCCGGAAAACATCGCGCCAACCCCGCTGTCCGCACCGGCCGGCACCATGGCCACGATGACCGGACCGGTGATTGCCATGCCGCCGGCGCGGCCCGTCTCGCTCACCTGCGATTTCACCGAACTGCCGTTCGCCTCGCACAGCCTGGACCTGGTCGTGCTGCCGCACGTGCTCGAGTTCTCCACCGACCCGCACCAGGTGCTGCGCGAGGTCGAGCGGGTGCTGATACCCGAAGGGCAGGTGATCATTTGCGGTTTCAATCCCGCCAGCCTGTGGGGTGCGCGCCATGTGCTGCGACGCGTGGGTGGCGCCTCATTCCTGCCGCCCACGGAATCACTGATTACCATGCCGCGCATGAAGGACTGGCTGAAATTATTGAATATGGGCGACAGCCACAGCCACCTCGGCTGCTACGCGCCCGCCTGCCGCACAGAAAAATGGCTGCAACGCTATGCATTCATGGATAATGCCGGTCCGCGCTGGTGGCCGTTCTTTGGCGGCGTGTATATCATCCAGGCCATCAAGCGCGTGAAAGGCATGCATCTGATCGGCCCGGCGTGGGCCAAGAAATCGGCAACGGCCCCGGCGGTCGTGCCGGCAACCAACAAAAGACGGGAACAGCAGGATGGATAAGGTCGAAATTTTTACTGACGGCGCATGCAAGGGCAACCCTGGTCTCGGCGGCTGGGGCGCATTCCTGGTGGCTGGCAACTCCGAGAAAGAAATCTGCGGCGGCACGCGCGACACCACCAACAACCGCATGGAATTGCAGGCGGTGATCGAAGCGCTGAGCATCCTCAAGCGCCCCTGCGACGTCGTGCTGCACACCGACAGCCAGTACGTGCAAAAGGGCATCAGCGAGTGGATCCACGGCTGGAAAGCGCGCGGCTGGAAAACCGCGTCCAAGGAACCGGTCAAGAACGAAGACCTGTGGAAGGCGCTCGATATCGCGCAAGCGCTGCACACGGTGGAATGGCGCTGGGTGCGCGGCCACAATGGCCACCCCGGCAACGAACGCGCCGACATGCTGGCCAACCGCGGCGTCGAAGTGGCGCGCGCCGCCAGTAAAAAGTAAAACCGGCCGGCCTGTTATACTAGCCCGCTTGTCTGTAGCAATCACCGAAACACTATGCGCCAAATCGTACTCGATACCGAAACCACCGGCATCAATCCCAAGCTGGGCAACCGCATCATCGAGATTGGCTGTGTCGAACTCGAAAACCGCATGCTGACGGGGAATAACTTCCACGTCTACATCAATCCCGACCGCGATTCGGAAGAGGGTGCGCTCAACGTCCACGGCCTGACCACCGAATTCCTGAGCGACAAGCCACGCTTCCACGAAATCGTCGAAGACTTGCGCGCCTACATCCAAGGCGCGGAAGTGATCATCCACAACGCGCCGTTCGACCTGGGATTCCTCAACCACGAATTCAAGCTGCTGAACCTGCCGGACTTCAGCAGTCACATCAGCAGCGTGATCGACACCCTGGTGCAAGCGAAAGAATTGCACCCCGGCAAACGCAACTCGCTCGACGCGCTCTGCGACCGCTACGGCATCTCCAACGCCCACCGCAAGCTGCACGGCGCGCTGCTCGACTCGGAGTTGCTGGCCGACGTCTACCTGGCCATGACACGCGGCCAGAACAGCCTGGGCATGGATGTGGAAGAAGTGAAACCGGCCGGCAGCGAATTGCTGGCGCCGGTAGCCATGGCCGACATCATCTTCCTGCCAGCCTCGGACGACGAACTGGCAGCGCACGTGGAAGCGCTGGCCGGGCTGGACAAGGCTGTCAAAGGACAATGCATCTGGACTGCCGCCATGGCGCCGCAGTTGCCGGCGTGAGGGATAACGGAAGAATTTTCACGTTGGCCCTTCCATTTTGACTGGGACGTATCGTATAATTCGCCTCGCTTCGGGAGGTTAGCTCAGGGGTAGAGCACTGCATTCACACTGCAGGGGTCGCAAGTTCGAAACTTGCACTTCCCACCAGAATATGTATCAAAATCAGGTACTTAAGAGAATCCAGCCATTGACCGGCTGGATTTTTTTTGCCTTGTGTAATTAGCCTGTGTAATTTAGTTTTTTGCCTGAATCGGTGCAACCAGATCTGAAAGCTTACCTAACGCCGATCGCTGCGCGTCCACCTGCAGGTGAGCATATCTCTGCGTTGTCTGGACGTTACTATGCCCTAGAATTTTGCTGATTGTATAGAGATCAACACCCAGGCTTAGCATGATGCTGGCGCACGAGTGCCGGAGGTCGTGAAAATTCACATGCTCTTTCCCGGCCTTGACCCGAGCGCGGCGCCAAGCTGACTTCACTCCATCGGGCGCTAAGTCGAGAGGGAAGAACTCTAGCCAAGGTCTCAAGGCAGGTATTATCGGAATTACCCGAGTTCGAAGAGTTTTGGTGTGACTGGCAGGCAGAGTAATTGTGTCGCTGCCGATGTGCTCGGCGCGGATTTTGCACAGTTCACCCCTCCGGGCCCCAGTTAGAAGCGCAGCCCAAATGGCAGCCTGCGCCGGCTTGCTGCAGTATTGAGCAATATCTCTTACCTCATCCACCGTCAAAAACACCTCTCGTTTATTGCTTACCCTTACAGACTCGATACGTAGCCCGTGATTTTCGTGTGTGATCCGACGCTTCCATGCGAGAGTCAATCCTTTCTTGACGCAAGCCAGCGACCGGTTGATGGTGGCTGGCGCGTACGCCGGCTTCATGGATTTTGTTTTCGGATCCTCGATCAACTTGCTCATGTCCCGGATAACCTTGTCCGCAAATTCCTGGGCTTGACTCGCACGAAAGCTTGCTGCCCAGGGCTTCAGGCGCATGATATGGTGCTTGGATGAGTCAGCGCTGCGCAATTGAGAGGCGTGCTCTAAGTATATTTCCAAAATCTGCAGCATAGGCGGGTCACCTGGAATGGCTACTTGCTTGGCTTTTGGCGCGCGCGCCACTGCCGCGCGCAACTCAGCTTCAACTAGCTTGGCATCACGCGCAGTTGCGCCTTCCGGCAGTATTCGGTGAACTCTTTTCCCGGCGACCATGATCCCGACGTGTTTGCGGCCGTTTTTGTCGTCCCAGATGGACATAATTGATTTTCCTTTAACCACTTCTTGCATTCCGCCAGGTCGTAGCGCTTCGATCTCGCGCCCACTGGCGTGTACGGCATTCCCTGTTGTTCGAGCCGCCGGATTGTAGACTCGCTCACGCTCAGCGCGGTGCAAATCTGTTGTCGATTAAGCTCGCCCATCGGGCTTTTGTTTTTGCTGGCCACCAACTCCGCAATGCGGGCCAGTTCGTTTTCGTCGAATTTCACGGTGGCGTCTCCAGGTTGGATGCCGCAGCTGGGCATGAACTGCGGGGCTGACCAGGCAAGTTGCTGCCCGTGCAGTCGTGGCGGTGGTCGTTCGCGCGCGGGCAGCGTTTGTTGCCGCACGTGGGGCACAGCACCATGCGCGAGTCGAGCAGCGTCACCGGCCGGCAGGTGGTGCACCAGCACGCTGACATCAGCTTGGCCGGCGCCAGTGCCGAGGCGGGCACCGGCGCCGCGCTTACCGCCGCATCCCACTCCTTGCGGCAATCGTCCAAGCTGGCGCGCAGTTCCACCGGCAAGGCGTCGCTTTGCGACAAGTTGTAGGCAAGGTTGGCCAGCTTGGCGCCGGCATTACGGATGGCGTCCATCATGCATTGCCTTTCAGGTCGAATGCGAACCTGGCGCCCGCGCCAAAAGCTTTGCGGATCAGATCATCGACAGGGTCGTCGCTGGGGTAGCCTTCCTGATCGCAAAATGCGACAAGCGCCGCATCGATGGTCGCTGCATAATTCGCAGGCGCTGGCAATGGCGAGTGCTTCGGCTTTGCCGCCTGCTTGGCGCGGATCGATTCCACCTTCGTCCAGATGCGCGCCAGTTCGACCTCGGCGGCTTGGTGCATGTCCAAGCCATTGGCAAGGCACAGCGCCGCCAGCGTGACCATCACGCCACCAACCTCCTGCGCCGGCTCGCCGACTGGCCGGCCATACACATAGTCCACCAACTGGTGCGCCTCGCTTGGCGTCATGCCGCAGGCCTGCACCAGTTCCGTAGATTCTTCGAAGAAGCGGTGGTTGCGCTCCTTCGTGTCGGCGGAAATCTCGGCGCCGAAGCACGCCATCATCCACGGCTGCACGCGCTGCTGGAAGGG
This is a stretch of genomic DNA from Duganella zoogloeoides. It encodes these proteins:
- the aceB gene encoding malate synthase A, translated to MTLPSAQPLNLPQGMEITGDIKPGYEAILTTEALSLVVKLTREFEARRQQLLAVRVERAKRLDAGERPDFLPETAEIRNGDWTIAPIPAALECRRVEITGPVERKMVINALNSGADSYMTDFEDSNTPNWDNQITGQINMKDAVRRTISLEQNGKSYKLNDKVATLVVRPRGWHLDEKHVLVDGKRISGGIFDFALFMVHNAKEQLARGAGPYFYLPKMESHLEARLWNDIFVMTQNELGLPQGTIKATVLIETILAAFEMDEILYELREHSSGLNAGRWDYIFSCIKKFKLDKDFCLADRAKVTMTAPFMRAYALLLLKTCHKRKAPAIGGMAALIPIKNDPEKNDVAMGGVRNDKARDATDGYDGGWVAHPGLVELAMGEFTKVLGDKPNQIDKQRSDIEVTREQLLDFKPEAPITEAGLRYNINVGIHYLGSWLAGNGCVPIHNLMEDAATAEISRSQVWQWIRSDKGVLEDGRKVTADMVRAMIPEELAKVQRDAPGGDGPTYPRAAQIFEDMSTSTEFAEFLTLPLYEEI
- the gloB gene encoding hydroxyacylglutathione hydrolase, producing the protein MTISSQQALSVLTIPAFKDNYLWLIHDGVHAAVVDPGEAKPVLAALKEHGLRLTAILLTHHHADHIGGVPELLQHYQVPVYGPRNESIATVTLPVGEGKHIDVPGLALRVSVLDVPGHTMGHIAYVRAPLDAEPTWLFCGDTLFAGGCGRLFEGTPAQMISSLGKLAALPDDTKVYCAHEYTLSNLRFARVVEPDNVALQERVKVETDKREHNLPTVPSTIAIEKATNPFLRYREPAIAQELVKAGKLDKIDTPLATFTALRLWKNDF
- a CDS encoding class I SAM-dependent methyltransferase, with the translated sequence MDKAGSEQSIIALEGWLQTPAGVYMRAWEQTCLDNLTVDIFGYNAVQIGLPQIDALAANRMPNKWLVDRKVRPENIAPTPLSAPAGTMATMTGPVIAMPPARPVSLTCDFTELPFASHSLDLVVLPHVLEFSTDPHQVLREVERVLIPEGQVIICGFNPASLWGARHVLRRVGGASFLPPTESLITMPRMKDWLKLLNMGDSHSHLGCYAPACRTEKWLQRYAFMDNAGPRWWPFFGGVYIIQAIKRVKGMHLIGPAWAKKSATAPAVVPATNKRREQQDG
- the rnhA gene encoding ribonuclease HI, with translation MDKVEIFTDGACKGNPGLGGWGAFLVAGNSEKEICGGTRDTTNNRMELQAVIEALSILKRPCDVVLHTDSQYVQKGISEWIHGWKARGWKTASKEPVKNEDLWKALDIAQALHTVEWRWVRGHNGHPGNERADMLANRGVEVARAASKK
- the dnaQ gene encoding DNA polymerase III subunit epsilon, which gives rise to MRQIVLDTETTGINPKLGNRIIEIGCVELENRMLTGNNFHVYINPDRDSEEGALNVHGLTTEFLSDKPRFHEIVEDLRAYIQGAEVIIHNAPFDLGFLNHEFKLLNLPDFSSHISSVIDTLVQAKELHPGKRNSLDALCDRYGISNAHRKLHGALLDSELLADVYLAMTRGQNSLGMDVEEVKPAGSELLAPVAMADIIFLPASDDELAAHVEALAGLDKAVKGQCIWTAAMAPQLPA
- a CDS encoding tyrosine-type recombinase/integrase, translating into MSIWDDKNGRKHVGIMVAGKRVHRILPEGATARDAKLVEAELRAAVARAPKAKQVAIPGDPPMLQILEIYLEHASQLRSADSSKHHIMRLKPWAASFRASQAQEFADKVIRDMSKLIEDPKTKSMKPAYAPATINRSLACVKKGLTLAWKRRITHENHGLRIESVRVSNKREVFLTVDEVRDIAQYCSKPAQAAIWAALLTGARRGELCKIRAEHIGSDTITLPASHTKTLRTRVIPIIPALRPWLEFFPLDLAPDGVKSAWRRARVKAGKEHVNFHDLRHSCASIMLSLGVDLYTISKILGHSNVQTTQRYAHLQVDAQRSALGKLSDLVAPIQAKN